The DNA region TTCGACACGACATCGATCCCCGCCCCCCCGATCTTGCCGCTTTCGAGCCCTTCGAAGAGATCCTGCTCCACGACGAGCGGGCCGCGGGAGGTGTTGATGATGAGCACGCCGTCCTTCATCTTGGCGATGTTCGCCCTGTTGACGATCCCCTCGGTGGAGGGGAAGAGCGGGCAGTGCAGCGAGATCACGTCCGAGGATGCGAACAGGGTTTCCAGGTCGACGTAGCGGCAGCTCTCGCTCTCGAGCCCCGGGACCTTGTGCGCGTCGTGCGCGAGGATCTTCATCCCCAGCGCCTGGGCGATCCTGCCGGTCGCCTGCCCGATGCGGCCGAACCCGATGATCCCCATGGTCTTCCCCGCGAGCTCGACCAGCGGGAATTTCCAGTAGCACCAGTCCGGGCTGCGCTGCCACTCGCCCGCGAACACCGAATCGGAGTGCGCCCCGACGTGGTTGCAGAGCTCCAGGAGAAGGGCGATGGCCATCTGGGCCACGGCGGCGGTCCCGTAGGTGGGGATGTTGGAGACCACGATCCCCCGCTCCGCGCAGGCGGCGACGTCGACGACGTTGTAGCCGGTCGCGAGCACGCCGACGTAGCGGATGGAGGGGCACGCCTCGATAGTTGCCCTGTTCAGCGGCGTCTTGTTGACGATCACCGCCTCGGCCGAACCAATCCGCTCCACGATCTTGTCGGCGGGCGTCCGGTCGTAGACGGTGAGCGGGCCGAGCGCCTCGAAGCCGCTCCAGGAGAGGTCGCCGGGGTTTTCGGTGTATCCGTCGAGGATGACGATCTTCATGGACTCTCCT from Thermodesulfobacteriota bacterium includes:
- a CDS encoding D-2-hydroxyacid dehydrogenase codes for the protein MKIVILDGYTENPGDLSWSGFEALGPLTVYDRTPADKIVERIGSAEAVIVNKTPLNRATIEACPSIRYVGVLATGYNVVDVAACAERGIVVSNIPTYGTAAVAQMAIALLLELCNHVGAHSDSVFAGEWQRSPDWCYWKFPLVELAGKTMGIIGFGRIGQATGRIAQALGMKILAHDAHKVPGLESESCRYVDLETLFASSDVISLHCPLFPSTEGIVNRANIAKMKDGVLIINTSRGPLVVEQDLFEGLESGKIGGAGIDVVSKEPIQPDNPLLKAKRCIITPHIAWAPRESRQRLMDIAVENLARFIAGTPVNVVKG